Genomic DNA from Hordeum vulgare subsp. vulgare chromosome 2H, MorexV3_pseudomolecules_assembly, whole genome shotgun sequence:
GGTCATTCACCTTAGGAATTGACTCTGATTTAACATAAGGTGTTAAGTTGCCATACTGCATGGACAAAAAAAAGTAGATGATTAGGAAATGGTTTGACAAAAGAGTACTATAAAACAGCATAGTAGACTAGGCCTCAACTATATACTGCTTCATCCAGGGTATGAGCTGGTCAGGCTCCATGGTTGGATTGAGATATTTTCCAGTAGATGCTAGCACGAGGAGGAGGGGAACATCACTTTCTTTGAGCCCGAAATACTGAAAAGTTTTACATGAATGCTAATCAGTGGATTAGCTCTAGGAATTCTTAACAAATAAATGATAAGAAGCTAGTAAGAGTAACGACCTCGAAGGCACGGTCAGCGGTTGAAACGTCACCGATTAGAAAACTTATGTTATTACCACTGAGCTGCCTGGCTGCTTCATGCATCTGGCTCTTGAAGGTCTCAACTCTGTCGTCATTGAAGCGCAAGAAAAGCATTGCCTGTCCAATCATGTGTCAAAGGTATTTCATGTTTTATGAGACAACTGAAAAAGGTCAATGCACTCATGCAATCTCAAACGTTGGTCCTATGTTGATATCATGATCAGTGTATTGATCATGATGCAGGTAAAGAATTGAGCTAAAGCTACTAAATGTTCAAATCTTCCATCCCGTACACATGAAGCTGAGACTGCAAGTGCTGAAGGAATAAACAGGATCTGAGGGCAATTGCTGTTTACTCACTTTAGCACTAGGCGTGCTGTAGTATCTTTCGATAAACTTATGGTTGGTCGGGTCTGCATTGAAGGTAACGACAGTAGGGAAACCAGACACCTCAATAAACTTCTTGATTGCATCACTATCGAAATCCTGACAATTATAGAAGATTGGTGTTTCAGTGTACAAGAAAAAGCACACCCACGAAGACGAAGTGACCAGCAATGAAAAAGTGCACATCAAGAAAGATATTTACTTGTGAATCGACAAATAGCTCATCAAATGGCTTAAAGAGTCGAATGAGGGGGCCCTTGACGGTCAGATCACCACGTGGCAGAATGCTCGCATCCAATGTGTGAAAGAAATCATAGTCCGTTCGCATTTTGTTTGCCACGGCCATAAAATTCTCATACTCAATACCAGCAAACTCAGGGAATACACCCACCTGCAAGACAATTTTCAGAGAAGAACAACACACCCATCGATCACCCATTCTTCAAGAGATCAAGGAAAGAGAGGTGAACTGCACAACTGCGGTAGGAACTTACAAGGACCACCCCTTTGTCGCCGATGGAACGTGAGGCATCCACTGCAGACTTGATCTCGAGAGATGCAGGGCCAACCTGCCTCATGAGGTACTCCACGATACCCTCTGCGTCCCTCGGGCCACCATAGGCGCTCACATCACTGCCTCCTTTCCTGATGATCTTGATGGCTGGATACCCATGTACCTTGTACTTGTCCTTGAGCTCCTTGTTATTCTCGTCGTACGCGTCCACCTTCGCGAGCACCACTGGAGGGTCACGCTTCCTCAACACGGAGGCTGCCTTCTCGTACTGCATGCATCATATCACACGTACACACATAAATGGCATGGACAAATTAAAACGTACATCTTGCATCTTTCATGGTAAGACAAGACTACTTGTGAAGGAAATGACTAACCTCTGGAGCGAGCTCCTTGCAGTGGCCACACCTGCGGATAGGCATCAGTTAGACACTGTTTTGGGACTTGGGGTGAGTCAGAGCATAGCTGCTTAAGGAGTAACATACCATGGCGCGTAGAACTCGACGACTATAAACTCGTGCTTGGTCACCACCTCCGAGAAGTTGCCTGCATCAAGTGTCAGGACCGCCTCTCCCGGCATAGCTGTGGCATCCACCTCGGCCGCGATGGAGCCGGAGGAGAGCAGAAGGACCAGGGCGAGGGTGGCAAAAGGGAGCGCCAGGGGAACGTACATTGCTTAAGCTGTAACTAAGACACCTCTCAGGGCTTCCCGTCAGAGGATGAGATGCCTACCAGGTTAATATAGGTGAAGATGAGAAGGGTGTTCCTCTTCCCAAAATAAAGATGAGAAGGGGCGTTGCACTTGCAGGGATCTCGAGGAAGTCAATGGGGGCTTGTTTGCTAGCTTCTCTTCGACTCATGCTCCTGAACTTTGCTTAGAAAAGACAATAGTGAGTCTCTTTACTTTCAGTTAGTAAACAACTACATAGCTGATAGCAGATGACTAGTTTTGCTCAATTATTTTATAATCAGAAGTCGGCTGTTAAATCTGCACGCTGCATGCATATTCTTGTATCTGCAAGTAGCATTTCACCTTTATACACCGAGTACAAAATAAGTAATCCATCATGGCACAGCCGTTGTCAAGTTGTCAGCACACAACACTTTGTAAGAGTTTCAGTCTTCAGATCCACAGCTCAGATGAGAAAGTCCTTCTCGCTTTCACCCATGCAAAACTGCTGCACCAGCAACAGAATGGATAACTTAGAATCATTTTGCCATTTTTCTTTTCGTCACCAGGTTCGGTATCATCCATGATCTTCCAATCTGCAAAGCGTATCAAGCCTTCTAGTTCTAGCCACAGGCTTCAGAGCTGTAATTCCTCAGGCCATCAGTATTTTCACCATCTACACTCACCCAACTCATCTGCATCTGAATGATTCTCAAGGTATCGTGTATCTCATTCCTGCATGGATGTCTATTATCTCGTGCGAGAAACACACTCACTTGCCTGCCTATCTCAATCCAACTACAGCCAGGCTGCTTACTGACACCTCTACTCTTCATGGATCTCCTCACTCTATAAACATCTGCCCATTTCCCCAACTCAGCGTACATATTCGAGAGAAGAACATAGGGTCCAGAGTTCTCAGGATCAAGTTCAAACAACTTCCCAGCTGCCCATTCTCCCATCTCAATATTCTTATGTAGCCTGCAAGAACCTAGCAGAGAAGCCCAGAGTACGCTATCAGGTTCCAATGGCATCTCCTTTATGAGCTCCTCAACTTCTTTTAGATGACCGGCACGACCAAGCAAATCAACCATGCATGTGTAGTGATCTTGGGATGCAGTTATCCCATGATCCTTAGTCATGGACCGAAAGTATCTCCGGCCCTCGTCCACCAATCCAGAATGGCCACAGGCTGAGAGAACACCAATCATGGTGACAGAGTCTGGGCTCTCTTTGCTGCACAGCATTCTCTCAAAAAGATGCAGTGCTTCTTCTGCACGGCCATTCTGTGCATGACCGACAATCATGGCATTCCACGACACAGTATCTCTGGCTGCCATTCTCTCGAACACCTTGACACCATCATCAATGGATCCTGTCTTCAGGTACATGTCTACAAGGGaattcccaacaaacacatcagaCTCTGGTCCAAAGTCGAAGCGAAAACCTTCCTTCAGGACATGCACATGAGCTTGCTGACCAAGCTGAAGATCAGCAACATTGCCACATGCATTGAGAACATTTCCATATGTGTAATGTGTTGGCCAAACTGACTCTCTTTTCAGCCTGACGAAGAGCCtaagtgcctcctcctcctcaccgttCTGGGCATATGCTGCAATGAGCACATTCCAAGCAATGACATTCTTCTCGACCATTTGTGAGAACACCACCTGAGCGTCTTGCACATTAGCAGACCTTGCGTACCCAGTGATCAGTGATGTTTCAGAAACAACACTTCTGGAAGCCATGCGGTCAAACACACACCTCGCCTCACATGTCCTCCCACATTTGGCATACATGTCCACCAGAGCATTGCTCAGCACCATGTCCTCCCTAAGCCTATCAGATTTCACAACGCACGCATGAACCTGCCGTCCTTCTCTATCAGCAGCAAGGCCCGCACACGCACTCATGACACTTGCAAGTGTCACCTCATCGGGCACGAGGCCGGCATTCATCATCCCGACAAACAGTACAAGCGCCTCACTCACAGGGCCGTTCTGCTCATAGCAAGTGATCAAGCTATTCCAGGAAACAACGTTCCGCTCCGGCATTGCATCGAACACCCTCCGTGCCTCCTCCGGCCCCTCGCACTTGGCATACATGTCCAAGAGCGCACTACCAATATACACGTCCTTGGCATGCGGCGACTTGGAAACAAGGGCATGCACCTGCACCCCGGCCCTCGGGTCCTTCTCCACGGCGCAGGCGCTCAGGGCGCTGGCAAAGGAGTAGGCATTGAGCACGAAGTCGTCGGCGTGCATGGCGGCGAAGAACAGGAGTGCGTCGGCGCCGCGGCTGTGCTGCGCGAGCGCGGCGATGACCGCGTTGTAGGAGCACTGGTCCGGGTCGGGGATGGAGTCGAAGAGAGCACGGACGTCGGCGGGGCGGCCAAGGCGCGCGTGCGCGGAGAGGAGGGCGTTGTAGGAGAAAGTGTTGGGGCGGGGAATCTCGTCGAACACCATGCGCGCGTCGGAGAGGCTGCCGAGCCGCGCGTACGCGGAGACGAGGGTGTTCAGGAGGAAAGTCTCGCCCGCGAATGGGGATTTGAGGGAGCGCGCGTGCGCGGCGCGGGCGGCGGGGAGGCTTGGCGCGGAGCGGAGGAGGTCGGCGAGCGGCGCGGAGGCTCGGAGGTGGGAGACgaagcggtggtggtggtgtcgcgcCATGCCAATAGGCGCGCCCCAAGTGCCTCCGCTTAAAAAATCAATGGTGGCAGAAGAAGGCGGCGTCCTCGTTGTTGTCAGCAGAACGAACTGAGAGGCAAAAACTCTTCCTCATTACCATGTTTTGAAGTGGCTTTTTCACAAATTCGATATTTTTTGTTCACTTCCTACAAAAGAATAAGCAAAATTCCTGTGAAGTGACGCTGTAATCAGTGATGTTCTTGACTCTTTAAATGATGTAGTGTTACTTTTTGCTTTGAGGTCGTTTACGAATACATGAATGATAACTGGGGAACGTCCGAATTTTTTGGGCCTCAACACCCCCAAAGCCATCTGATCATGATCGAACaaacggcaaattttctgcgaaaTGTGGCAtttcttctatttttttttattttttttgctctACATGGCAATTTTCACCTCCAATCATGGCAAATCCTACAATTGCCATGGCAACTTTAGTTGATTTGGCATGGCAAGTATGCGTTCACTGGAAAAACGCTCACAGAAACGTTGCCCAGATATTGCGGTCCTTACACTTAGACAAGAAAATAATTTCTTAAACTGGTAATTTTACAAGTTCCTTTTACAAATAAgtactactcccttcgtcccaaaatgtAAGATCATTTTTACACTGGCCTTTCGGCAGTTCAAATTGAACTGCCAAAAAAATTCTATTCAGGAACAGAGGGTGTACTTTACAACTTCCTCGACATCTTCCTAGCCGATGAGGCCTGCTATATGCTCCCCGACAGAGGAAGTCTCAGCACCGAGCCATTCAACATAGATAGACTGGAAGACTCAATGCGAACTCCTTGTGAGTGTCAGAATAATCATGCAAAGTTGACCTCCAATTCACACTCCTCAGTCAGCTAAGGCCGCGCTTGGCATCGGGGTATTCCAATACAAGTGTTTTTGATTTACAGGTGTAACTTACCGAGCTGCCTAGGATTCCGGTTGTAAAATAAACGGCCGCCGGAGGTCTGTATTTCCTATACAAatgtatttgttggggaaaaGACAATCCGAACATGACCTAAGATGAAAGCTTGATGTCTTGTTATTATCCTTAATTACAGAAAACACGAGCTCCTGTCAACACTGGTGCTGTAAGTTCACAAGCAGCTGAAAATCTTTTCGAGCCTGTTCCTTGATTTGGCAATTAAGAATTTCTGCTCAGCCACCAGTGAGTCGATGTCATGGCACTCACAGCGGCAACATCAATTCTTCCTCCGGGCTACCACATGACATGGGCCCCGCACTGCCATGATCGCTGCACTCGTAGTCTGCGGTAGCCTCATATCGAACCGGTATCTGGGGATTGCTATCATTGATGCACTTGGCAGCCCGCTCCCCTAATTTCCTGTTTCCATATTCCCTGCAGCAGTCGAAGATCCTTAGCCACATTGTGGTTGTTGGCTCAAAGGGCATGTGATCCACAAAATCCTCGAGCTCAACCATGTGTCCATGTTTGCCCAGCAGCTCAATCATGCATTCATAGTGCTCCATGCGAGGAATGATGGATTCCTCAGTCATCAAAGTGAAATAACTCTTTCCCAACCCGACATGCCCCTCGCTGATACATGAAACTAGTGCAGCGAGGAAAGTGACAGAGTCGGCCTTAATCTCTTGCACCTGCATTTGATCAAACAATTCAAGGCCATACTCACCTTTGCCACTGTAAGCACACCCAAAGATCATGGAATTCCACAGGATGACATCACGAGATGGCTGTGCCTCAAATATCCTGATGGCATAATCAAATAGCCTACACTTGCAGTACATGTCAATCAGTGAACTCCGCAGTATATCGTCAATCTCATAGCCATTTCTGATCATGTACGCATGAATCTCCATACCGTGCTTAAGCAGAAAAATGTTGGCACAGGCTGCCAGTGCTGAACTGAACGTGGACTGGTTAGGAGTTACTTCAAATTGCATCTCACTCAGTGCATGCAGAGCTGCTTCACTCATGGAGTGGCGCTCATAGCCTGAGATAAGTGAATTCCAGGAGtatctgtctctctctcccat
This window encodes:
- the LOC123426771 gene encoding pentatricopeptide repeat-containing protein At2g13600-like codes for the protein MARHHHHRFVSHLRASAPLADLLRSAPSLPAARAAHARSLKSPFAGETFLLNTLVSAYARLGSLSDARMVFDEIPRPNTFSYNALLSAHARLGRPADVRALFDSIPDPDQCSYNAVIAALAQHSRGADALLFFAAMHADDFVLNAYSFASALSACAVEKDPRAGVQVHALVSKSPHAKDVYIGSALLDMYAKCEGPEEARRVFDAMPERNVVSWNSLITCYEQNGPVSEALVLFVGMMNAGLVPDEVTLASVMSACAGLAADREGRQVHACVVKSDRLREDMVLSNALVDMYAKCGRTCEARCVFDRMASRSVVSETSLITGYARSANVQDAQVVFSQMVEKNVIAWNVLIAAYAQNGEEEEALRLFVRLKRESVWPTHYTYGNVLNACGNVADLQLGQQAHVHVLKEGFRFDFGPESDVFVGNSLVDMYLKTGSIDDGVKVFERMAARDTVSWNAMIVGHAQNGRAEEALHLFERMLCSKESPDSVTMIGVLSACGHSGLVDEGRRYFRSMTKDHGITASQDHYTCMVDLLGRAGHLKEVEELIKEMPLEPDSVLWASLLGSCRLHKNIEMGEWAAGKLFELDPENSGPYVLLSNMYAELGKWADVYRVRRSMKSRGVSKQPGCSWIEIGRQVSVFLARDNRHPCRNEIHDTLRIIQMQMSWVSVDGENTDGLRNYSSEACG
- the LOC123426772 gene encoding protein disulfide isomerase-like 1-2, encoding MYVPLALPFATLALVLLLSSGSIAAEVDATAMPGEAVLTLDAGNFSEVVTKHEFIVVEFYAPWCGHCKELAPEYEKAASVLRKRDPPVVLAKVDAYDENNKELKDKYKVHGYPAIKIIRKGGSDVSAYGGPRDAEGIVEYLMRQVGPASLEIKSAVDASRSIGDKGVVLVGVFPEFAGIEYENFMAVANKMRTDYDFFHTLDASILPRGDLTVKGPLIRLFKPFDELFVDSQDFDSDAIKKFIEVSGFPTVVTFNADPTNHKFIERYYSTPSAKAMLFLRFNDDRVETFKSQMHEAARQLSGNNISFLIGDVSTADRAFEYFGLKESDVPLLLVLASTGKYLNPTMEPDQLIPWMKQYIYGNLTPYVKSESIPKVNDQPVKVVVADNIDEIVFNSGKNVLLEFYAPWCGHCRKLAPILEEVAVLLQDDKDVVIAKMDGTANDIPTDFSVEGYPALYFYSSSGGNLLLYDGPRKADEIISFIKKNRGAKAAAAEVTQMDDVEEEVTSSTPSESVRDEL